From the Desulfovibrio sp. JY genome, one window contains:
- a CDS encoding rubredoxin gives MAAPEEMWQCQTTNCGYIYNPDKGDRKGKIPAGTRFEDLPDDWKCPVCGAGKKCFRPLAGPGSTKGVECPV, from the coding sequence ATGGCTGCGCCGGAAGAAATGTGGCAGTGCCAGACCACCAATTGCGGCTACATTTACAATCCCGACAAGGGCGATCGCAAAGGCAAAATCCCGGCCGGAACCAGGTTCGAGGATTTGCCGGACGATTGGAAATGCCCGGTCTGCGGCGCGGGGAAGAAGTGCTTTCGGCCTCTGGCCGGCCCCGGGTCGACCAAGGGTGTGGAGTGTCCCGTCTGA
- a CDS encoding transcriptional repressor: MSIETLKQLFAKSGLKFTNQRYLVYKAMAEAKDHPSAETVWRRVRAEAPAISLDTVYRTLASFEARGLVTRVPGRGEEGRFDGDVTPHHHLVCLCCGSIEDFSMPGAGLDDLPESVADWGQARDAQVLVRGVCRKCLCKMQPVKQN; encoded by the coding sequence ATGTCGATTGAAACCCTCAAGCAACTCTTCGCCAAAAGCGGCCTGAAGTTTACCAACCAGAGATATCTGGTATACAAGGCCATGGCGGAGGCCAAGGACCATCCGTCGGCCGAGACGGTGTGGCGGAGGGTGCGTGCCGAGGCCCCGGCCATATCCCTCGACACCGTCTACCGGACCCTGGCCTCGTTCGAGGCGCGCGGGCTGGTGACGCGGGTCCCGGGCAGGGGGGAGGAGGGGCGTTTCGACGGCGATGTGACGCCGCATCACCACCTGGTGTGCTTGTGCTGCGGGTCCATCGAGGATTTTTCCATGCCCGGCGCCGGGCTGGACGACCTGCCCGAGTCGGTTGCCGACTGGGGACAGGCGCGTGACGCCCAGGTGCTGGTGCGCGGCGTGTGTCGCAAGTGTCTGTGCAAGATGCAACCTGTCAAACAAAACTGA
- a CDS encoding rubrerythrin family protein — protein MSKTLEDLKEAFAGESQANRKYLAYAAQAEKEGHIGVAKLFKAAAAAETVHAHTHLRNMDGIGDTAANLKDAIAGETHEFKSMYPGMIEDAKAEGNKAAERGFTFANAVEELHAKLYSEAAKDVAGFPDQDWYVCSVCGYTVAGSVPDKCPVCQALAKAFFKVD, from the coding sequence ATGAGTAAGACCCTCGAAGATCTCAAGGAAGCTTTTGCCGGCGAATCCCAGGCTAACCGCAAGTACCTCGCCTACGCTGCCCAGGCCGAGAAGGAAGGTCATATCGGCGTGGCCAAGCTTTTCAAGGCCGCTGCCGCCGCCGAGACCGTCCACGCCCACACCCATCTTCGCAACATGGACGGCATCGGCGACACGGCCGCCAACCTGAAGGACGCCATTGCCGGTGAAACCCATGAGTTCAAGAGCATGTATCCGGGCATGATCGAGGACGCCAAGGCCGAGGGTAACAAGGCCGCCGAGCGCGGCTTCACCTTCGCCAACGCCGTCGAGGAACTGCATGCCAAGCTGTATTCCGAGGCGGCCAAGGACGTGGCCGGCTTCCCGGATCAGGACTGGTACGTCTGCTCCGTGTGCGGCTACACCGTCGCCGGTTCCGTGCCGGACAAGTGCCCGGTCTGCCAGGCCCTGGCCAAGGCTTTTTTCAAGGTCGACTGA
- a CDS encoding AI-2E family transporter: MNQERRIFYSAFLLIILAAALYLAYIVLRPFLDILIIGVVLSALFRPVHRRIDALCGKRPTVSALVTTCLIFTCLIIPVFFFLGSLVTQGVQSVNALQAHLSTMDFNAFFTHEAVAPYLDWVQKHMPFLDVKKLALRADLLSISKNAGQILLNSGTTIIGNVFVLTMNFVILIFVLFFLIRDGEAMLARVRYLLPLSTDQEDRIFRQLDDVAKSVILGAFLIALAQGAAGGLGLFIVGIQPFFWGCMMGFASLIPVVGTAIIWLPVSIYLIVTGQWQWGVFLIAWGALVVSSIDSIIRPILMRNRSKMSTFWVFLAIIGGIKFFGALGILYGPLVLGFAMVMLSLYAEDYSHVLNDRNLGNACESAPPLNAK; encoded by the coding sequence ATGAACCAGGAACGCCGCATTTTCTACTCCGCCTTTTTGCTCATCATACTGGCCGCCGCCTTGTACCTGGCCTATATCGTGTTGCGGCCCTTTCTCGACATCCTGATCATCGGCGTGGTCCTGTCGGCGCTTTTCCGGCCGGTGCATCGCCGCATCGACGCCCTTTGCGGCAAACGGCCCACGGTGTCGGCGCTCGTCACCACGTGCCTCATCTTCACCTGCCTCATCATTCCGGTTTTTTTCTTCCTGGGCTCGCTCGTGACCCAGGGGGTGCAGTCGGTCAACGCCCTGCAGGCCCATCTTTCCACGATGGACTTCAACGCGTTTTTCACCCACGAGGCCGTGGCGCCCTATCTGGACTGGGTCCAGAAACATATGCCGTTTCTGGACGTGAAGAAACTGGCGCTTCGGGCCGATCTGCTGTCCATCTCCAAGAATGCCGGCCAAATTCTGCTCAACAGCGGCACGACCATCATCGGCAACGTCTTCGTCCTGACGATGAACTTCGTCATCCTCATCTTCGTGCTGTTTTTCCTGATCCGCGACGGCGAGGCCATGCTCGCGCGGGTGCGCTACCTGCTCCCCCTGTCGACCGACCAGGAGGACCGGATTTTCCGCCAACTCGACGACGTGGCCAAGTCGGTCATCCTCGGCGCGTTCCTCATCGCCCTGGCCCAGGGGGCGGCCGGCGGCCTCGGGCTCTTCATCGTCGGCATCCAGCCTTTTTTCTGGGGCTGCATGATGGGGTTCGCCTCGCTTATTCCGGTGGTCGGCACGGCCATCATCTGGCTGCCCGTATCCATATACCTCATCGTGACCGGCCAGTGGCAATGGGGCGTTTTTCTCATCGCCTGGGGCGCGCTGGTGGTCTCCAGCATCGATTCGATCATCCGGCCGATCCTCATGCGCAACCGGTCCAAGATGTCTACTTTCTGGGTGTTTCTGGCCATTATCGGCGGCATCAAGTTCTTCGGGGCGCTCGGCATCCTCTACGGCCCGCTGGTGCTGGGGTTCGCCATGGTGATGCTGTCGCTTTACGCCGAGGATTACAGCCACGTGCTCAACGACCGCAACCTGGGCAACGCGTGCGAATCGGCCCCACCGCTCAACGCCAAATAA
- a CDS encoding 3'-5' exonuclease: MAAMRRPGFPWPFGSRPIAAPLAAHLRAQPGRDRTALLEDLSFVAVDTELTGFDPRRHAMVAIGAVRLRGLTLLPGETFFTLVRPSRDVPRDASLIHGLTDAALADAPETAEALAAFLDFLGPAIVVGHHVELDMAFFNAASRRYFGGELAAPCIDTLRLALAYEEKRQMGPGGQGDFERMHFDLASLCRRYGLPPFAAHDALGDAYSAAYLFLYLARKSARGRPLTLGGLWRSGRLWWR, from the coding sequence GTGGCGGCCATGAGACGTCCGGGCTTTCCCTGGCCCTTCGGCTCGCGCCCGATCGCCGCGCCCCTGGCCGCCCACCTGCGCGCCCAGCCCGGCCGCGACCGCACGGCGCTTCTCGAGGACTTGTCCTTTGTGGCCGTGGATACGGAACTGACCGGCTTCGATCCCCGTCGCCACGCCATGGTGGCCATCGGCGCGGTGCGGCTGCGCGGGCTGACCCTTCTCCCCGGGGAGACTTTTTTCACCCTGGTGCGTCCGTCCCGCGACGTGCCCCGCGACGCCTCGCTCATCCACGGCCTCACAGACGCCGCCCTGGCCGACGCTCCGGAGACCGCCGAGGCCTTGGCCGCTTTTCTGGATTTTCTGGGACCGGCCATTGTCGTCGGGCATCACGTGGAACTGGACATGGCTTTTTTCAATGCCGCCAGCCGTCGCTATTTCGGCGGGGAACTGGCCGCGCCCTGCATCGATACCCTGCGCCTTGCCCTTGCCTATGAGGAGAAGCGGCAGATGGGGCCGGGCGGGCAGGGCGATTTCGAGCGGATGCATTTCGACCTGGCGTCGCTTTGCCGGCGCTACGGCCTGCCGCCCTTTGCCGCCCACGACGCCCTGGGCGACGCCTATTCCGCCGCCTACCTCTTTCTCTATCTGGCCCGCAAAAGCGCTCGCGGCCGGCCCTTGACCCTCGGTGGGCTGTGGCGGTCGGGCCGGCTGTGGTGGCGGTAA
- a CDS encoding CBS domain-containing protein, translating into MQARDPSRQPEAVAAFLATVPPFDAIPPAELAALAAGSQVAFYLENERISGPEEALDWVCCVQRGGVRLSAPAGTVCSWPDAPGDVRGEGECFGLPADLGGPGQACEVRALEDTFLVRLPRAAFVALARRHPRVAAYFGDALSRAAGLERPRREAACPGRDDGDYLFTRRAGEVASHGLVCVARGTDLRRAAGVMEEGRVGSVLVREASGAVIGIVTDRDLRRAVARGIALSAPVETLMSAPVTAIDADAPCFDALIRMTGEGFRHLLVTVDGNPVGMVTASDLLLSHGRSPMALLRAVGRAGDAADLRALCRGIRPLAAALTARGATAIAVGGIVALLAERVLTRLLAILEKTCGPPPARCRWLAYGAAGRREMLPDAGLALAVVAEDGGDPIIARAARTYLAAFVPLLEEELAACGLRTPTTGLCLGVDPAALRGDGDPLTLEGSLEAFDARVVAATGPGGADGPEPVAPGLPREIFLRLLAELTAHPAPLGIYQGRLMERDGSFAPIFDLAARGSRPLVAMARLAALVEGIGETGTLARLECLEQGGHLPETICRAAREALIFFEGERLGWLLAAGDIPGERHGEPRPETLSPRRRHGCRAAFAAVEGLRLALCEPRWRP; encoded by the coding sequence ATGCAGGCACGCGATCCTTCCCGCCAACCCGAGGCCGTGGCGGCATTTTTGGCCACGGTGCCGCCTTTTGACGCCATCCCTCCGGCCGAGCTCGCCGCCCTGGCCGCCGGCAGCCAGGTGGCTTTTTATCTGGAAAACGAGCGAATTTCCGGCCCGGAGGAGGCCCTGGACTGGGTCTGCTGCGTCCAGCGCGGCGGGGTGCGCCTGTCCGCGCCGGCCGGGACTGTTTGCTCGTGGCCCGATGCGCCGGGCGATGTGCGCGGGGAAGGGGAATGTTTCGGCCTGCCGGCGGACCTTGGCGGCCCGGGCCAGGCCTGCGAAGTCCGCGCCTTGGAGGATACGTTTCTGGTGCGCCTGCCCCGGGCGGCCTTCGTTGCCCTGGCCCGCCGTCATCCCCGGGTGGCCGCCTACTTCGGCGACGCCCTGTCCCGGGCGGCCGGGCTCGAGCGTCCGCGCCGGGAGGCGGCCTGTCCCGGGCGCGACGATGGGGATTATCTTTTCACCCGGCGGGCCGGGGAGGTGGCTTCCCACGGTCTGGTTTGCGTGGCGCGCGGCACGGATTTGCGCCGAGCGGCCGGGGTCATGGAAGAGGGCCGGGTCGGGTCGGTGCTCGTGCGCGAGGCTTCGGGGGCGGTTATCGGCATTGTCACCGATCGGGACCTGCGCCGGGCCGTGGCCCGGGGCATCGCCCTTTCGGCCCCCGTGGAAACGCTCATGTCCGCGCCCGTGACCGCCATCGATGCCGACGCGCCCTGCTTCGACGCCCTTATCCGCATGACCGGCGAGGGATTCCGCCATTTGCTGGTGACCGTGGACGGCAACCCCGTCGGCATGGTCACGGCCAGCGACCTGCTCCTGTCCCACGGCCGGTCCCCCATGGCCTTGCTGCGCGCCGTGGGCCGGGCCGGGGACGCGGCCGACCTGCGGGCCCTGTGCCGGGGAATACGGCCGCTGGCCGCCGCGCTCACGGCCCGGGGCGCCACGGCCATAGCAGTGGGCGGCATCGTGGCGCTTCTGGCCGAACGGGTGCTCACCCGGCTGCTCGCCATCCTTGAAAAAACGTGCGGTCCGCCTCCGGCCCGCTGTCGCTGGCTGGCCTACGGCGCGGCCGGGCGTCGGGAAATGCTGCCGGACGCCGGTTTGGCCCTGGCCGTTGTCGCCGAGGACGGCGGGGACCCCATCATCGCCCGGGCGGCCAGGACCTATCTGGCGGCTTTTGTTCCCCTGCTCGAAGAGGAACTTGCCGCCTGCGGTCTGCGTACGCCCACGACCGGCCTGTGCCTGGGCGTGGACCCGGCGGCCTTGCGCGGCGACGGTGATCCGCTCACCCTGGAGGGAAGCCTGGAAGCGTTCGACGCGCGCGTTGTCGCCGCTACCGGCCCCGGCGGCGCGGATGGGCCGGAGCCGGTCGCGCCCGGGTTGCCCCGGGAAATCTTCCTGCGGCTGCTGGCCGAACTGACCGCCCATCCCGCGCCGCTTGGCATTTACCAGGGACGTCTCATGGAACGTGACGGCAGCTTCGCCCCGATCTTCGATCTGGCCGCCCGGGGCTCGCGTCCCCTCGTCGCCATGGCGCGCCTTGCCGCCCTGGTCGAGGGAATCGGCGAGACAGGCACCCTGGCCCGCCTGGAATGCCTGGAGCAGGGCGGGCATCTGCCGGAAACGATATGTCGGGCGGCCCGGGAGGCTTTGATCTTCTTCGAGGGCGAACGGCTGGGCTGGCTGCTCGCCGCCGGCGATATCCCGGGGGAGCGACACGGCGAGCCGCGCCCCGAAACCCTTTCCCCGCGCCGCCGCCATGGCTGTCGGGCCGCGTTCGCCGCCGTGGAAGGGCTGCGCCTGGCCCTTTGCGAGCCGCGGTGGCGGCCATGA
- a CDS encoding DUF294 nucleotidyltransferase-like domain-containing protein, translated as MLEPGVAGAARQLVGRLDTAATPKALEELLGEIRGLVATRAGDDDALETGRLASGLYDRLLARAAWMARDGPDAPAGGYALVVLGSQGRREQFLATDQDNALILGEEGEESAFAVFAGRLAEILEAAGMPPCPKGIMAANPDWRRALAGWREVIDAAVDRPDAAAVLLVSLLADLRPVAGDSGLADAVSGHLRRRLAEAPLLTRLLAREALGFGPPAHLPGHLPLKRFGLGHATMDLKRQAVYPLVLGMKALALDAGLTETETVARIAGLAGRGHFGDELAERLRQAFGHIQSLRLGVQTAASAGGRTPDNCLDLARLADPDKERLREDLAALDRLVAILEHHFSLHALT; from the coding sequence ATGTTGGAACCGGGCGTTGCCGGAGCGGCGCGGCAATTGGTCGGGCGACTGGACACGGCGGCGACCCCGAAGGCGTTGGAAGAACTTTTAGGCGAAATCCGTGGGCTGGTGGCCACGCGTGCGGGGGATGATGATGCCCTGGAAACCGGCCGGCTGGCGAGCGGGTTGTACGACCGGTTGCTGGCTCGGGCCGCCTGGATGGCCCGGGACGGGCCGGATGCGCCTGCTGGCGGCTATGCCCTGGTCGTACTCGGCAGCCAGGGCCGCCGGGAGCAGTTTCTGGCCACGGACCAGGACAATGCGCTGATCCTTGGCGAAGAAGGGGAAGAGAGTGCCTTCGCGGTCTTTGCCGGGCGGCTGGCGGAAATTCTGGAAGCCGCCGGCATGCCGCCGTGTCCCAAGGGCATCATGGCCGCCAATCCCGACTGGCGCAGGGCCCTGGCCGGCTGGCGCGAGGTCATCGATGCCGCCGTCGATCGGCCCGATGCCGCGGCCGTGCTGCTTGTCTCGCTGCTGGCCGATCTGCGCCCTGTGGCCGGTGATTCCGGGCTGGCCGATGCCGTCTCCGGCCATCTGCGCCGCCGTCTGGCCGAAGCGCCGCTTCTCACGCGTCTTTTGGCCCGCGAGGCCCTGGGATTCGGGCCGCCGGCCCATCTGCCCGGCCATCTGCCCCTGAAGCGGTTCGGCCTGGGGCACGCGACCATGGACCTCAAGCGCCAGGCCGTCTATCCGCTGGTGCTCGGCATGAAGGCGCTGGCCCTGGACGCGGGGCTTACCGAGACGGAAACCGTGGCCCGGATTGCCGGCCTGGCCGGGCGTGGCCACTTCGGCGACGAGTTGGCCGAGCGGCTGCGGCAGGCTTTCGGGCATATCCAGTCCCTGCGCCTTGGCGTGCAGACGGCCGCCTCTGCCGGCGGACGCACGCCGGATAACTGCCTCGACCTGGCAAGGCTTGCCGATCCGGACAAGGAGCGGCTGCGCGAGGACCTTGCCGCCCTGGACCGGCTTGTCGCGATTCTCGAACACCATTTCAGCCTTCACGCCCTCACCTGA